One window from the genome of Gemmatimonadota bacterium encodes:
- a CDS encoding DUF2961 domain-containing protein, whose protein sequence is MDAHLLASLTQTKKARTLRASSWDISGRNGDAWVIEGGETRVLADLKGPGCITHIWMTQSGDGAFRNVVLKMFWDGEDDPSVEVPLGDFFCLGHGISTSFQSLPFSASANAQRENQFVPNAALNCYLLMPFNRSARIEVTNEGDESYRQYFYVDYELYDDPWGEDTAYFHAQFHRENPCDGWGHEIRVNTPEANIVNVERQAWDGNYAILEATGVGHYIGCNLSVTNFQGTWWGEGDDMIWVDGYKWPPELHGTGSEDYLNQAWGMQDNAFLMNGSSIYERNTGGYQTSYVFHLTNPVRFEKEIKVTIEHGHGNHLANEMASVAYWYQKEPHRPFGIIDVAQRQPVEKREGEWVKDSANQTPHREVDLNAEMREKKQQWAMKSEER, encoded by the coding sequence ATGGACGCTCATTTGCTCGCTTCACTTACACAGACCAAAAAGGCCAGGACACTGCGGGCATCGTCGTGGGATATTAGCGGACGCAATGGCGATGCATGGGTTATTGAGGGCGGGGAGACGCGGGTGTTGGCCGATCTTAAGGGACCGGGTTGTATTACGCATATCTGGATGACGCAAAGCGGGGATGGTGCTTTTCGCAATGTGGTTTTAAAGATGTTTTGGGATGGTGAAGACGATCCGAGTGTCGAGGTGCCGCTGGGTGATTTCTTTTGTTTGGGACACGGTATTTCCACGTCTTTTCAGTCGCTGCCCTTTTCCGCGTCTGCCAATGCCCAGCGCGAGAATCAGTTTGTGCCCAATGCCGCGCTGAATTGCTATTTGCTGATGCCGTTTAATCGTTCTGCGCGCATTGAGGTGACGAATGAGGGCGATGAGTCTTATCGGCAATATTTTTATGTGGATTACGAGTTGTACGACGATCCCTGGGGAGAAGATACGGCGTATTTTCACGCGCAATTTCACCGAGAGAATCCCTGCGATGGTTGGGGGCATGAGATTCGCGTCAATACGCCAGAGGCGAATATCGTCAATGTTGAGCGGCAGGCGTGGGATGGCAATTACGCGATTCTGGAGGCGACAGGGGTTGGGCATTATATTGGGTGCAATTTGTCGGTGACGAATTTTCAGGGGACGTGGTGGGGCGAGGGCGATGATATGATCTGGGTGGATGGATACAAATGGCCGCCTGAGTTGCACGGTACAGGTAGCGAGGATTATCTCAATCAGGCGTGGGGGATGCAGGATAATGCGTTTTTGATGAATGGGTCGTCGATTTACGAGCGGAATACGGGCGGGTATCAGACGTCTTATGTGTTTCATTTGACCAATCCGGTGCGGTTTGAAAAGGAGATTAAGGTGACGATTGAGCACGGTCACGGGAATCATCTGGCGAATGAGATGGCGTCTGTGGCTTATTGGTATCAGAAGGAGCCTCATCGCCCATTTGGGATTATAGATGTGGCACAGCGACAGCCTGTAGAGAAGCGCGAAGGTGAGTGGGTGAAGGATAGCGCGAACCAGACGCCGCATCGCGAGGTGGATTTGAATGCGGAGATGAGAGAGAAGAAGCAACAGTGGGCGATGAAGAGTGAGGAGAGATAG
- a CDS encoding ribonucleoside-diphosphate reductase subunit alpha: protein MAEIVDTLLEAVGFAVRKRDGRIVDFDRARIERAIEAAFRAELGLSNDHSLPPKIEADVSELTDAVIAEIEGELHEPDDSVDVERIQDKVEIHLMRAGHFAVARRYIVYREDHKKARVLSGKEEPQDPNAPKLRVQTADGKREPLDANRIRAEVFAVCDDEVDPQALLDEIYRSLYDDIKPDDIERAMILAARSRVEKEPAYSKVAMRLLLNVIYRHALGFKPAIENRDTACRQGFAKFIETGIENDRLDPKLRVFDLERLSAALKPERDEDFEYLGVQTIFDRYLLHVNERRIETPQFFWMRVAMGLAWDEDDKETRAIQFYEVLSSFRFVSATPTLFNAGTLHPQLSSCYLSTAQDDLEHIFKMVSDNAKLSKWAGGLGNDWTNVRATNSYIRGTNGRSQGVIPFLKVINDTAVAVNQGGKRKGAVCSYLETWHLDIEDFLELRKNTGDDRRRTHDMNTANWIPDLFMKRVMEKGSWTLFSPDEVPDLHDLYGKAFEEKYLTYEQKAEAGELQQSRQIDAVQLWRKMLSMLFETGHPWITFKDPSNIRSPQDHAGVVHSSNLCTEILLNTSREETAVCNLGSVNLVAHITPTGLNRELLEDTISTALRMLDNVIDINFYPTEEAATSNKRHRPVGLGVMGFQDALYPLNLPYDSQGAVDFADISMEMISYYAILASTRLAEERGTYHSYIGSKWDRGILPIDTLTVLGQERGAYLEVDTSARLDWNVVREAVAKHGMRNSNVMAIAPTATISNISGVTQSIEPMYRNLYVKANLSGDFTVLNPYMVNALKARDLWDDQMVDDLKYYDGSVQEIDRVPQDVKDLYKTAFEVAPEWLIECASRRQKWIDMGQSLNLYIAAPSGKALDDMYKLAWIRGLKTTYYLRSLAATQIEKSTMDINKRGVQPRWMQSKSASSDVQVQREDAPVETDASLNGQVHQAPATPGPTAEACDITDGTCEACQ from the coding sequence ATGGCCGAAATAGTTGACACTTTACTGGAAGCGGTTGGTTTTGCGGTACGCAAACGCGATGGTCGGATCGTGGATTTTGACCGCGCGCGCATTGAACGCGCGATTGAGGCGGCATTTAGAGCCGAGTTGGGCTTGTCCAACGATCATTCATTGCCGCCCAAAATCGAAGCCGATGTGTCGGAACTCACCGACGCTGTTATTGCTGAAATTGAGGGGGAACTGCACGAACCGGATGACAGCGTGGATGTCGAACGCATTCAGGACAAAGTCGAAATCCACTTAATGCGCGCAGGCCACTTTGCCGTCGCGCGGCGCTACATCGTCTATCGAGAAGACCACAAAAAAGCCCGCGTACTCAGCGGCAAAGAAGAACCCCAGGACCCCAACGCGCCCAAACTGCGCGTACAAACAGCCGACGGCAAGCGCGAACCCCTCGATGCCAACCGCATTCGCGCCGAAGTATTTGCCGTTTGCGATGACGAGGTAGATCCCCAGGCCCTGCTCGACGAAATATATCGCTCCCTCTACGACGACATCAAACCCGACGATATCGAACGCGCCATGATATTGGCAGCGCGCAGCCGCGTGGAAAAAGAACCCGCCTATAGCAAAGTTGCCATGCGATTGCTCCTCAACGTGATCTATCGCCATGCCCTGGGGTTCAAACCCGCGATAGAAAACAGGGACACAGCCTGTCGGCAGGGATTTGCAAAATTTATTGAAACCGGCATTGAAAACGACCGTTTAGACCCCAAATTGCGCGTATTTGACCTGGAGCGTCTGTCCGCGGCATTAAAACCCGAGCGCGATGAAGACTTTGAATACCTGGGCGTACAAACCATTTTTGATCGCTATTTGCTCCACGTCAACGAGCGCCGCATTGAAACCCCGCAGTTCTTCTGGATGCGCGTGGCAATGGGTCTCGCCTGGGACGAAGACGACAAAGAAACGCGCGCCATTCAATTTTACGAAGTACTGTCTTCCTTCCGATTCGTCTCTGCCACACCCACCCTGTTCAATGCCGGTACTCTGCATCCGCAGCTATCCTCGTGTTATCTGTCAACCGCGCAAGATGATCTGGAACACATATTCAAAATGGTATCCGACAATGCCAAATTATCCAAATGGGCGGGTGGTCTGGGCAATGACTGGACAAATGTGCGCGCCACAAATTCCTATATCCGCGGCACAAATGGCAGAAGCCAGGGCGTCATTCCATTTTTGAAAGTCATAAACGACACCGCCGTTGCCGTCAACCAGGGCGGAAAACGCAAGGGCGCGGTATGCTCCTATCTGGAAACCTGGCACCTGGATATTGAGGACTTTCTGGAACTGCGCAAAAACACGGGTGATGACCGCCGTCGCACACACGACATGAACACGGCCAACTGGATCCCCGACCTGTTTATGAAACGCGTCATGGAAAAGGGATCCTGGACCCTGTTCAGCCCGGATGAAGTCCCCGACCTGCACGATCTGTACGGCAAAGCATTTGAAGAAAAATACCTCACCTATGAACAAAAAGCCGAAGCCGGTGAACTGCAACAATCTCGCCAGATCGATGCCGTGCAATTGTGGCGAAAAATGTTGTCCATGCTCTTTGAAACCGGACACCCGTGGATCACATTTAAAGACCCGTCCAACATCCGCTCCCCGCAGGATCACGCGGGCGTTGTCCACAGCTCGAATTTATGTACTGAAATACTGTTGAACACGAGCCGCGAAGAAACCGCGGTGTGCAATCTCGGCTCTGTAAATCTCGTGGCACACATCACACCCACGGGCCTCAACCGCGAGTTGTTGGAAGACACGATATCCACCGCGCTTCGAATGCTGGACAACGTAATCGACATCAATTTCTATCCCACAGAAGAAGCCGCCACATCCAACAAACGCCACCGCCCCGTGGGCCTGGGCGTGATGGGATTTCAGGACGCACTCTACCCGTTGAATTTGCCCTACGATTCGCAAGGCGCAGTTGACTTTGCCGACATCAGCATGGAAATGATCTCGTACTACGCGATCCTCGCCTCAACGCGCCTGGCCGAAGAACGCGGCACATACCATTCCTACATCGGTTCAAAATGGGACCGCGGCATTTTGCCCATCGATACCCTGACCGTGTTGGGACAGGAACGGGGGGCGTACCTCGAAGTCGATACCTCCGCGCGCCTGGACTGGAATGTGGTGCGCGAGGCTGTCGCCAAACACGGCATGCGAAACAGCAACGTCATGGCCATTGCCCCAACCGCCACCATATCGAACATCTCGGGCGTGACACAATCCATCGAGCCGATGTATCGCAACCTGTATGTAAAAGCAAATCTATCCGGTGACTTCACAGTATTAAATCCCTACATGGTCAATGCGTTAAAAGCACGCGACCTGTGGGATGACCAGATGGTAGATGACCTGAAATACTACGACGGCTCAGTCCAGGAAATCGACCGCGTGCCGCAAGATGTGAAAGACCTCTACAAAACCGCATTTGAAGTAGCCCCCGAATGGCTCATCGAATGCGCCAGCCGCCGGCAAAAGTGGATCGACATGGGCCAATCCCTGAACCTGTACATCGCAGCCCCCAGCGGCAAAGCACTGGACGACATGTACAAACTCGCCTGGATACGCGGGCTGAAAACCACGTACTACTTGCGCTCACTCGCCGCGACCCAGATCGAAAAATCCACCATGGACATCAACAAACGCGGCGTCCAGCCCCGGTGGATGCAGTCCAAATCCGCTTCGAGCGATGTGCAAGTACAACGCGAAGACGCACCTGTTGAAACAGACGCGTCTCTCAATGGACAGGTACACCAAGCACCTGCCACCCCAGGCCCAACAGCCGAGGCGTGCGATATTACAGATGGGACATGTGAGGCGTGTCAGTAG